The following nucleotide sequence is from Channa argus isolate prfri chromosome 9, Channa argus male v1.0, whole genome shotgun sequence.
ACTCTTGTGTGTactttatataaaaagaaatgaaaactatGGAACAATAGAGCAGTAGCTATGACCATAATCACAGTCATAGCAGTATGGCAGTATAGGGAACAAGCTAGCCCTCATTAGTTAGGTTAGTATTAGCCTGCAATAATGTGGTCACAGCAAGAATGTCAGTAAcaaattagaaattattttttttaaagcttttcctTGTTTTAAATACAACCTATCCAAAGTGCAGCATTCCAAAAACATGGACTTCTCATTTATATGAAGTTTATACATTAATATTTGTAGCAAGAGCTTCTTGTTTTTGCTCACCTGTAGCATTCAGCCAATGTGACATCACAGTACAGTGATGTCTTGCTGGCCTATACTTGGGGAGAAACAGCTCAGACagaatttataataatttatagtaAATGTGTAGTATCAACAATGtcacaacaacaaaccaaaagatactGATCCACAACCTGTTCTTATAAATGCTCCCAGTGCCTAATAAAAACTGGACCAAACCACCAGTGGGGTGGATTACCATATACCAGTACATAAATTGAAAATTTAGccaaatacatttgcaaattattcagttatttttcaAGAAGCTTAAGTAAATACTTTTGtgagacaaacatttttgtaagcACTGGCTTTATGAAACTTCTCttgtgagaaaacaaacaaatgctccCCCCTTCTTCTGAAATATGGTAGAACCAGGAAGTATGAATACACATTAGAGCCACTATAAACCCTTTTGCTTGAGCCATACTGGCTAACAAGATAAGACAATACTGACATTGCAGTACCTAGcgtacagttttaaaaaaaatatatactgccTACTGTTTTATGCTTTGTCTAGGATTAATAACTCTCTGCTAAGAACTACAATGCTGAATTGTCTTACaatgtacaagtacacaaatgAGTACATGCATTTAAGgtgaaatacaaaattattataAGGAGAATCTCCATTACTAATGTGATACTTGTCACACGTGTTTGATTACGCCTCAGGAAGAAATACATGGGAGGACACTACTGCCCATGCTTGAAACAAAATGGAACAGTGCTTAATTTTGGCAGCCATCTTTCATGAGTGTGTATTTGGGATTCTGGCAGTcttcaagacaaaaaaaaaaagaatgttgcacaaatagagaaaaaaatcactttgtttgtttactgGAGGAAGTGAATCTAACAGGAATCCACAGCAAGAGGCACGTACTTTGTCTACAATGGAAGAAACATACAATAACATAAAGCTGGGGAGGGGTGGGAAGTTTGGATCTAAAGCTATAATATCACTGTTAAACATTAATTTTGAGGAAATCATTAATCTATACGCTGTACATATGCATTATCTGCGGAATTGGTTGTCGTATTTATAGTGTCTTCAGTTTTAAAGGATCCAGTGATTTCAGCACCAAGATTTTATGGTTAAATATTTACGATGTATGATTTGTTGCTTTCATGATTACCAAGACCCTTTTgtgtaatttcagtttgtttgctaTGATTTTGGACTGTGATCATTGATGCATCTAACTCCTCTCCTCTAATGTCTTTGGCAGTCTTATCAATAAAggctaaaagaaaagaaaaaaaagtagcaGTAGTTGATGCCTGGTTGCCATGGCTTAAGATTTGTTTGATTAGATGTGGGACCTAAATGGATTGATGGAttatgttttctaaaaatactttttgcatAGCTGATCCACATTAACTATACTATGTTCATTTGACACTTTTATACAGTGTAGCATATATCCACATGCAATCGAAGCTAATTCTGCCTTAGTGTCTTTCATAACAACTTGTATGGCACATAAACCTGTGCATTCAGGCATAGGAGAAAGCACTTTGGATTGGACCGACAGTCAATGTACAATAAATGGTCAACCAACTGTGCCATAGCCACCCTAAAATTACTTCTCATATATAGAGGGATACAGATACATATagaacacatacatatatagcATATATGTAAGTCAGAAGTCCTCCATTAAGCATCACCAGTATATGACAATAACTTGCATAATGGTTAATTTCACTGGAATACATGCTGTCAGTATAGCACAGCTAAACGTTTCAGGATCACTTTTAAAGCTTAAATTGTTTTGTGGGAAATCGAATTTCTTTCCAATTGACCAGGCCGccactactacaactactacaacTGCAGCCCCACCACCAACTTGTCGGGTTGCTAATATTAACCCAGCCAACTGAATCAGTGTGACACGTGTCAGAGTCAAacttctaaataaaagcttggCAGCAGCGCACACAGCTTGATTTTTGTCCTGTCTCTGGTGTCTCTGCCAGCTGTACAGCGGAACATCTTAGTTTAACATCATAACATTGCCATTTTAAGGGGATCGCCGATTCCTGTAAAGGCCGAGCACAGATCATGTTCAAAGCTGCCGTTACAGCGGACACTCCCCCATCTTGGCTCACACAGTCTGTATAAACCAGAAGGACTTGCAACCCTGCCACAAGCTGTTCAAACCGGACAGTTGACACGGTAAATACACTCAGTTTTTCCCCTTAAGATTTACATGTGATTCGTGCATCTTTCAGCTTGGTTATTCCGTCGTGTTTATACTAGTCGCGATGTCGCGATGAAGACTTATCAACGTTAATGTTACCGAAGTTAGTTCGTGATCAACTGCAGTAGTGTTAGCGCTACTAGCTAGTGGTTAGCTTAGTGTTGCTGGAGTGCTAACGCAGTTTTCTTAACTGCGTGTGTAATGTTACTAAGTTAACTAGGTAAAGAAGTTATTTAGGAAAGGTAAGCTGCAAGTGGAGGCACGGCATACCTTTTCTGTGAAATGCCAGGTGGAGCAGTTAAGTTTGCTAACTTTCGTGGGCAGAGCTAAATAGCAGATTTACAGTAAGCGAAGTTAAGTAAGTTTTACAGAGAGCGCCTCAGTTGATTTGGCACATGGTGACAGAATTCACTTAACGTCAATCAAAACACGGTGTAACTTAGTCGTCAACGTGTTGAAGTGGTTCGCGCTAGTAGCTTTTTTGCAATCCTACTTAATGTAGTTTACGCAGCTGTTGTGATACAACTTCAAAACATAACGCAGCGTTACATACTGGCAGGAATGATTTAAGGCACGCTGCGTTACTCTGCTGCAATTTTTAACTTCATGTACCaaatatattgtgtttattcaAGCTCCGCATTGTTGTCAACAGGTGGAAGATTATTCTGTgagttgggggaaaaaaaaaaaacggtccAAGTAACAGAATATCCTGAACTCCCACATCCTTAACATGGGGGCTGTTGTCTCACGGTGGAGGGTTTGTATCAAAACCATTATGAATTATGCTTCTTTGCTTCAAGCAGATTTAACATAAATTGCATGTACTCGAAAAAACAGCTGTAGGTATAGACCCTATGTATTTGTAAGCACATGTGGAACTACCACACACATACCACATCATAGTTTGTGCAGAAAGAGTGCCAATATGCTTAATCTACTGCGATCTACATAGATGCCATCTTGGCAAACGCAGGGTATCACCAACAACAAAGGAAGAACACAAACATGACCTATGCACAAAATGTGCAGAAGTGGCAAAATGAAATGGGGAAACTTCCAGGGTATTTTAAAGAAGTTGTTTGCACAAGGAGCACTGTTATAAAGGCAGATGACACTATATAGTCTCTCTGACTAAACTTGTGACTggatttcaaaatgtttaattctaCAGGCTAAACCATCCACTGTGGAGATTTTGGAAGGAATTGATAAGGTATGTTTTACCATAAGTTCATCAAATTGGAATAAGCATGGTtttctgaaacacatttaatctTTGGATCATTTAAGTATAAATTAATTTCAGATGTCTTTCTTTATCTGTTTGGATTGAGGGCAAGAAACATGCCATTAAAATCAATGAAAGCACAACAAAAGCCATGCTTGTTAGCTTTTACTAACCTGAACTGTGAGACTTGCACAAACTATATGGCTATAGAGGGATAAATAGACCACTTGTAAGAGGTTTTGATAAACATTGCGTAAAAACATTCTAAACATTTGTCACACTTTattcacagacacatttattgtCGTTCTAAACTTTATATGTGAATTTAAATATGCATGCTTGTTTCCACTGTGCAGTGAGAAAGTAACTCAGAACAAGAAATTCAGGGACCACTTGTACCTCTTTACTAGAGTACTACTACTGTGGAGGCCATGAAATATAAGCACGCTTTCCACCAATAGGGTTTGGTGCTCCTCAAAAGTTCAGCAAGTGCTAGACTATTTTCAGCACATGGCTTTGGAGCATAAGACACTATATATACTACTAAAGAGGTCAGGCGTCATTAAAGCTATGAATAGGTGATTGTTAGactgtttgttttctatatAGAAAAACTATTCATCTATCTACATCTATTATGTTATGTGTAGTGCTGTTTCATCTGCATGGTTACAGCACATATACTCAGACAGAACACACAACATAATGTTGCTGAAAAGATCAGTTTATCCAGTGCATAGAGTGACGGACACAAATGTTACAGTCAGACTGAGCTCTGTTCTGTCCATTGGCTATTTTTGGATGGGATAAGCAGCACTAGTTTAACAGAATGGATATCCAGTCGTGATTTGACAGAATTATTTGCTAGGTATTCTCCCATAACTTAATGCCAATGTTGAATTATCCATTCAGTTGTAGTGTAGAAACCCATACTGTTTAGAGCAATGGCATTAGTGCAGTGGTAAAAAACAATGGATTAGCATTACAAACTATCGAACTGCAAGTTTGCATATCATAAAAAGAAGCTTATTATAATACAGTCTTTCAAACCTGTTATATTGTACAATATCCCAAAGCTGTaagaaataattttcttttttctcagagACTtgctataaatgtaaatatttcagcaaaacatttataTGGCATGAAGGACTATTAATACTTAAAAAATTTGCTGTGAAACTTGACATTAATCTTACTAATCTAGACCTGAGTGCAGGAACACAAATGTCAGCCCATTCATTTTTGTagatcttattttaaaattataaaattgcaACGTTTGCCTATCAGTGTGTACTCGGCAATAAAAAGCTTCTATTTCCAAAAGTATTCAGACTCTTTACTGTAGTACTTAGAATTGTGATAAGGTAaattctgttgttttatttatctttgaTGTGTCTGGAACATGAGTGGATTCATCTATGACAAAAATTACTTTATATTCAGAATCATTTCACAGATTTCTGCAAAGTCACATGTAAAATAATCAAACGGATTTTCAACTACATAAACTGCATAAGACTAATTGTGTAAAACTTGGTTCCTAATGTGTAAAACCGAAGGTGAAATCGTTTTCCTTTTAGTTACCATTAGTTAGATTGAAATTggttaattaaataataaaatgttaacatcTTAAGATGTTCCTTAAGTGTGTCAATGATTGATTTAAAGCCAATACTAGTAGATGTGATGCTCAATGTTTTGCTTGAGACTAGATTAGTGATAATAGAAATTATTGCTGCCGATATATAAGGACAAAGCTGTATCATGCTTGAAAAGTTTATATACATAAGCAAtaacactgttgcccataaagttggaataattttgttttcagccaCATTCCTCTTGTTAGCAAAGGTcaattgtattttcattttcgcTGTGATTTGTTATGAAAAGATTGAgcagttttgagaagatatatattttatctgtcaagaataaatcacgttgtcacaataatttcatgagaagaggttaaaaaaaaagttttattccaactttatgggtaGCAGTTTATGTAAAGATGAAATTGTCTTTacctaaataatatttaatcatAATGACATTTACTGACATTAGTCAGAGTATGATTTTATACTAATAACACCTATTGTTATTGTTTACACAGGATATACAGATGCTTGAAGAATATAGCGAAAAGTATCAAAGGCAGTTGAAGATATGGATTGGGCGACTCCTTCTGTACTCTTCCCTTCTCTATTTTGTAACATGTATAGTTGTGTATTTTTGGTACCTGCCTGAGCAGCTGATGGGACGACTCATACTGTCTCTTCCGTTTGTAATTTTTCCTTTATTGTAAGTATACGTGATAATCAATCACACTTGGACTATTTTGAAAAGATAACCAAATGAccactttcttttcctttttagagTATGCTTTCTTCGAAAAATGCTTATAAAACTTTATTCAcgaagaacagaaaaaaacagtaagatTATTTTGCCTTCAGATACATACATTACCACATAATAGTAATTTTCAtgtgcaaattgtttttttttttcccccagatgAAAAATTAGAGGACCTTAAagcacaaaaaattaaaatcgtAAGTGATGTCTTTACGTTTTTCCATGCACttgatttctctctctttttcactttctcaGTCTCTGTTTTCCACTCTCTCTGGTTCCCCCCTCAgattgaaaataacatttagttttgtttgtttttttcacaaaagatttaaacaaaatcaATGCCAGTGACAATAGAGGGCAAAACCGCACAGGACAGAGTTCCACCAAAGTGGCTAAATTATCCATGTCTCATTACtctacactactcacaaaacgTTAGGgatatttgtctttttggtgAAATTTAGGGAAAATGTAAGAAGTTtgtgctacagtgatattattttgtgaaagtagggcatttaactATAAGcctgcaatggtaatttcttcatctccaacagtgtttaaaaaacttGTCACTTGTTAGGTCTCGTCTTGGTTTCATGACATCAAAATatgaacagcatgatgagagAGGACTGCggcaaattgtcattgaaccagaacatttagtggtcgattAATGGATCAGACAGGATCCATGAATTTCtttgtgatttttgcagttaatcaccttgttagagaacagcatgttgtCCAGTAAGTACTGAAACGGTTGGACATGTTCATTCAAAAGTTAAGGTCAAATTAAGTCCACCTGTAAAGGTTTAGTCCATTTTAGGTGCATTAAGAAATTTCACCCGAAAttcaaatatccctaactttttgttgtgtgtcgtatatttaaaattaatatcaaTAACAGatatattgtaatttaaaaaaaaaatattctcatTTGTCAGTTACTTCAGAGTGTACCCGACCGTTATCACTTCTCACTACAGTAGTGCCTTTTTTTGCCTGGCCACAACCCaaaactattattaaaaaaacctaaataaaataaaaatctgagcTCACATATAACATAGCTGTATACAATTTCACATGGAATAGACTTGGGACCTTATCTAACCATTAAGTAgttgttttatgtaaatatgcCTCATTTTGCAGAGATGAAATGGGCTAGTTAGCTGTAGCTGTTGGGTgttttttagaaagaaaaaatattttcagagatAATGTATCACTAAAACACTAAATGCCTTTTGAAGACCGGGGGTGCTTGTCAAATCTAAAGAATAATGTCATTTTCACTTATATTGTAAAGATTCACCATATCCTGCTGTGGAGTTATGTTGTAGGTATGCTATTACAAAAATGCTATTGTATCTTAAAAGTATATTAAGATGGAGTTGTTTTTCAGCACTAAATGTAcccaacacattttaatttaaatgtcctAGAAAACAGCCTTCAGCTTGAGAACTGCAAAATGACATTTGAGAAAGCATTTTTCATGCATCCATGGTTTGCACCATAATTACCCTAGTGGAAGAAACATGCTACATAACTTATAATCTCCATGGTTGGTCTGCAATGAAGTGAAGACTGGCACATCATGTTACAAGTAGTTTAAGCTTCTTCACCTTCTCAggatttttgcagcaaaatacatgCTAATCAATGATGTTCAGACATTTGATTGTTACACTAACTTAACCCAGTAAACCACTCCACTAATGTCACTATAATTAATAGCATTTAGTCCAGGAAAGAAATAAATCTGAGAAATTGCTTGTCATCCTCTGTCAAGTCTAATAACTTTCGATAATTAGGCCTGATGGATTTTCACACTCTCAATTATCGAAGTAGTGAATGTAATTATTCTTCAtattatatgtaaatatttagaaatgtttgatACTTAATTTAAGTCAAGATGTACTATTTTGTGAAGTTTCGAGTACCCTTTCACAATCACATTATACTTGTTTAAGATATTTttcgtgtgtgtttttttttttttttttttttaaatgtattttccagtagaaatttgggagggttgcgtcaggaagggcgtcggctgtaaaaactgtaccaaatcaacgtgcggacaatgatccgctgtggcaaccctgaactcacaggataagccgaaaggacaaaaaaaattatgtcaACAAATTACTTGGCAATATAACTATTACTGGAATAATTCATTGTAGAATATGTGAAAAATTAtgtaactatatatatatatatatatatatatatatatatatgatttaaTAATCTTGTGTTTCCAGCTAGAAGAAGTTATGGAAACTGAGACctataaaaatgctaaaatgatttTGGAGAGGTTTGATCCTGATTCCAAGAAAAGAATTGtgagttattttgtttttgctttgtaaaatatttctgtttgttattgtgttagattttatatttaatcatgCTCATACTTGGTTGTTGTCTGTGTGAAGGAGCTTGAATCCACTCCATCTGGACCTCAGATGTCTCCAAAACCAGGCCAAGGTATCGATCCCTTCTGAAGAAGGGAATGCTAATTTCTCTTACTTTTCTCTTGCGTTTCATTCCAATGTTACAAAAGCCACAATGTTTTCCTGTTAGAGCTCCGCCAGCGCATTGTCATTCCAAAGACCCCCCAAGTGGTGAATCCTGcaaacactgctgctgctcgCCCACCTCTTGCCTCTGGGCCCACCTATCCTGGACGGTCCTCCCACTCGGCTCCAGGTGGACCCCCAGAGAGGAGCTTGTCGGCTATGGCTGCTCAGCAGAGCTTGATGAGGAAGCCCGTGACCCCTGGAACACCTGTTCCAGGAGCTGGTGAGTTGCCTGCACACAGGGGGACCACATCATAATGTGGTCGATTAAGGTGTGATTTACTCGTCCTGGCTCTGTGTCCCCAGTTGCTCAAGGCTCTGTGGTTTGTGTTGTCAGCAAGTATATGCTATACAGTAGTTGTAGTGGGTAATTGTATCAATGTACTTTTCTGAGATCTTATTagaaatttaaactttttttcaaacaagtttatttataaagtaaGACCAGAAATAAGCAATAACTTGAAACACTCAGAATATTTACATCATATTTACTTGTGTATGTTGCATCTGTGGTTGATATAAAGATTTCAAAAGCCAGCCAGAAAATACGATGGAAAAGTTTCAATAGAACAGTTGTTGCATATGGAAGACATCTGTGGAGTGTAGAGGTATTGAATATTCAATATAAATTATTTCTGGACTATGAACACTCAAGAGAAGATGCAAATAAGTGCaaacagtaaagaaaatgttCTCCTAAAGGAAGCTGCATGCTGTAATTGCCATGTGGAATGCCAACTGTGAGGTATGCACGAAGCAGCATTACATTAACTATGATTAATTAGCCAGACCTACGTTTGTTCTCTGGGCAATCGTGTTGGAATCTcactaaatgtcttttaatgtttAGCGAAATTGCCTTTGGCATTGGGAACACCTCACAAATGGTTTACATGACTTGATGTTATCACCTGCTTCTGCTGAAAATTGAAAGTGAAAAGCAATTTGATACAAAGAGTCACCACAGAGTTTCCATATGTTGGTAAATTAATAACCAGCAGGATACTGAGACTCTGCCAAGTCTCACAGAAATGACCAGTCATCATCCTATGATTGCTCTTGATGTTAGATTATATTAATTACTACTCGCCAACACAGCGGGGACTTTGGACGTGCTTTGCAAGAGAGATTTGGTGTAAAGTCATTGAGAAAAAGggcaggttttaaaaaaattcattatGCTTTGTGCAGTAAACTGTCAATGTTGAACTCCCTACTTTACAGagcttttacagtaaataaccTCTGTTTGTTGCAGCTTCTTTTCAAGACTGCAAACTGTATCTAACAGGCACTGGTGCTGTGCTTTAACAGGGTTGCATCCCCCAGGCCCACCACTAACCAGACCAGTACTCCCAAGAGAAAGAGGAGCTATGGACAGAGTCATTGAGTATCTTGTTGGAGATGGCCCTCAGAACAGGTAAACAGCTTCGACTTTTAAACgtgtaatatatttataaatgtacatCTTCTGCATAATACCTTTTTTATTCATGCTAgttgtttaatgtattttcttacGCATAGCACATAAATGCTGCAATTATGAAACACCTACATTTATTTCTAGGTTCAATAAAATGCTTCTGCCATGTGAAGCTCTTGCTATTGAAAGtagtgttaaaatgttttgtaaaaatttCCCATGAGCTACAGTAAATCATTTCCAATTGTACTTCTACTGAGCTTGGGACagtgagttttattttcatttactttcaattattttatcAGCTCATCTACTGAAAGCTGCCTTCACTGGATTGTCTTTCCTTCCTCATAGATATGCTCTCATATGTCAGCAGTGCCTATCTCACAATGGCATGGGATTAAAAGAGGAATTTGAATACATTGGTAAGACTTGGAGAAACACAACACTCTTTGTCAGTCTCCATCAAACACTGTGCCTTCATTTGCCCTCTAGCATTTGGCAGCTTAGTATATCATATGTCTCTTAAATGCTTCTGCCACTACCGACCCCTGTAAGCAAAATCACGAGATTGAATATGCAAAACAGTGTTACACATCAATCTGAAGTGTTTATGCATCTCAGGCATTTTTGTCATTGGTTTATATTCATGTATATTAATCAATGTCTGTTTGAGAATGTATTAGTGAGGTGACAAACTATATG
It contains:
- the lnpa gene encoding endoplasmic reticulum junction formation protein lunapark-A, which gives rise to MGAVVSRWRAKPSTVEILEGIDKDIQMLEEYSEKYQRQLKIWIGRLLLYSSLLYFVTCIVVYFWYLPEQLMGRLILSLPFVIFPLLVCFLRKMLIKLYSRRTEKNNEKLEDLKAQKIKILEEVMETETYKNAKMILERFDPDSKKRIELESTPSGPQMSPKPGQELRQRIVIPKTPQVVNPANTAAARPPLASGPTYPGRSSHSAPGGPPERSLSAMAAQQSLMRKPVTPGTPVPGAGLHPPGPPLTRPVLPRERGAMDRVIEYLVGDGPQNRYALICQQCLSHNGMGLKEEFEYIAFRCAYCYFLNPARKTRPQAPRLPEITGELKMSPEPPLPSCSADVDDNQSVLERTRLADVSAEMDDSCTLTTAEPISTSDSQNTTESQDLPSEKSDGEQDLSAMEVE